In Sparus aurata chromosome 2, fSpaAur1.1, whole genome shotgun sequence, a single genomic region encodes these proteins:
- the LOC115571342 gene encoding protein TsetseEP-like: MKKDETIQYFRKISFKSLETNSNLAADCWLCVTQWRVLTPAWSRSPAWSRPQPGPDPRPGPDPQPGPDPQPGPDPQPGPDPQPGPDPSPVLTPARSRPQPGPDPQPGSDPQPGPDPSPVPNPQPGSDPQPGPYPQPGPDPSLVPTPSPVPTLSPVPTPAWFRPPARLVPTPSPVPTPSPVPTPSLVPTPSPFPTPSPVPTPSPVPNPQPGPDPQPGPEPSLVPSLGPVPTPSLDTTALVSLRNTNAECLIPLKLLDLETL; this comes from the exons ATGAAGAAAGATGAAACAATCCAATATTTCAGAAAAATCTCATTTAAATCCTTagaaacaaattcaaatttaGCAGCAGATTGCTGGCTTTGTGTGACCCAGTGGAGGGTCCTGA CCCCAGCCTGGTCCCGATCCCCAGCCTGGTCCCGACCCCAGCCCGGTCCCGACCCCCGGCCTGGTCCCGACCCCCAGCCTGGTCCTGACCCCCAGCCCGGTCCCGACCCCCAGCCTGGTCCCGATCCCCAGCCTGGTCCCGACCCCAGCCCGGTCCTGACCCCAGCCCGGTCCCGACCCCAGCCTGGTCCGGACCCCCAGCCTGGTTCCGACCCTCAGCCTGGTCCCGACCCCAGCCCGGTCCCTAACCCTCAGCCTGGTTCCGACCCCCAGCCTGGTCCCTACCCCCAGCCCGGTCCCGACCCCAGCCTGGTCCCGACCCCCAGCCCGGTCCCGACCCTCAGCCCGGTCCCGACCCCAGCCTGGTTCCGACCCCCAGCCCG CCTGGTTCCGACCCCCAGCCCGGTCCCGACCCCCAGCCCGGTCCCGACCCCCAGCCTGGTCCCGACCCCCAGCCCGTTCCCGACCCCCAGCCCGGTCCCGACCCCCAGCCCGGTCCCTAACCCCCAGCCTGGTCCCGACCCCCAGCCTGGTCCCGAGCCCAGCCTGGTCCCGAGCCTCGGCCCGGTCCCGACCCCCAGCTTGGACACCACTGCTTTAGTCTCCTTGAGAAACACTAACGCTGAATGTTTGATTCCACTTAAACTTCTTGATTTAGAAACTCTGTGA